The following proteins are co-located in the Castanea sativa cultivar Marrone di Chiusa Pesio chromosome 8, ASM4071231v1 genome:
- the LOC142606649 gene encoding lysM domain receptor-like kinase 3, with the protein MCKTKMATQATDPTPKSNTRPSRTPRTPRTQTQPPRNPRSPGPQPQPPPQTSFATASSASVPSTSTSTSGAYLATSSATSSSKHSAGTAISEFRDSLPENPHIYSFSELCSATNNFLSKTYTSTSSTRSWRCTLRAKSVIVFQRKFRRKIETPQLRQRLSVICRSHHMSIIKLLGASISGDHIYLVYDFVEGANLANCLRNPKNPNFTVLDTWISRMQIATDLAHGLDYIHNNTGLNICTLVHNHIKSSSIIVTEPSFNAKLCHFGTAQLCGEIDEDENNKKKDKSKKSKEVSEIQEVSEEEEEEEESLKTLPSPELKRSNSQKMQFQGVRGYMAPEFQATGIITQKCDVYAFGVVILELLCGEEPLKYRYDKSTGDFVRTSVIDTARAVIDEEDDGDGGGGGGREGRLRKWVDRRLNDSFPIDVAEKIVRLALDCVHVEADKRPNMGRVAGKISKLYLESRIWSDNVRMPTGISVSLAPR; encoded by the coding sequence ATGTGCAAAACCAAAATGGCAACACAAGCCACCGATCCAACTCCCAAATCAAACACTCGCCCCTCTCGTACTCCTCGAACCCCAcgaacccaaacccaacctcCCAGAAACCCACGCTCACCGGgcccacaaccacaaccaccgcCACAAACCTCCTTCGCCACCGCTTCCTCTGCCTCTGTACCCTCAACCTCCACCTCAACCAGTGGAGCATACCTCGCCACCAGCTCCGCCACCTCAAGTTCCAAGCACTCCGCCGGAACCGCAATCTCCGAATTCCGTGACTCGCTCCCGGAGAATCCCCACATCTACTCCTTCTCCGAGCTCTGCTCCGCCACCAACAACTTCCTCTCCAAAACCTACACCTCCACCTCTTCCACCCGCTCCTGGCGCTGCACTCTCCGGGCCAAGAGCGTCATCGTATTCCAGCGCAAGTTCCGCCGCAAAATCGAGACCCCGCAGCTCAGGCAGCGGCTCTCCGTCATCTGCCGTAGCCACCACATGAGCATCATCAAACTCCTCGGCGCTTCGATCTCCGGCGACCACATTTACCTCGTCTACGACTTCGTCGAGGGCGCTAACCTCGCCAACTGTTTGCGGAATCCCAAGAACCCGAACTTCACGGTGCTCGACACGTGGATTTCCAGAATGCAGATCGCTACAGATTTAGCTCACGGCCTCGATTACATTCACAACAACACGGGTCTCAACATTTGTACCTTAGTCCACAACCACATCAAAAGCAGTAGCATCATAGTCACCGAGCCTTCCTTCAATGCCAAGCTCTGCCACTTCGGTACCGCCCAGCTCTGCGGCGAAATCGACGAGGACGAAAACAACAAGAAGAAGGACAAGAGTAAAAAAAGCAAGGAAGTTTCGGAAATCCAAGAGGTttcggaggaggaggaggaggaggaggagagttTAAAAACGTTGCCATCTCCGGAATTGAAGAGGTCAAACAGTCAAAAAATGCAATTCCAAGGTGTGAGAGGCTACATGGCTCCGGAATTTCAAGCAACCGGAATCATAACGCAGAAGTGCGACGTGTACGCATTTGGGGTTGTGATTTTGGAGCTTCTGTGCGGGGAAGAGCCATTGAAGTACAGATACGACAAGTCCACCGGCGATTTTGTTAGAACTTCGGTGATAGACACAGCGAGAGCAGTGATTGACGAAGAAGACGACGGCGATGGAGGCGGCGGAGGTGGAAGAGAAGGGAGGCTGAGGAAATGGGTGGATCGGAGATTGAATGACTCGTTTCCAATAGACGTGGCAGAGAAGATAGTAAGACTAGCACTTGATTGTGTACACGTGGAGGCAGATAAGAGGCCCAACATGGGTCGCGTGGCCGGAAAGATATCAAAGCTATATTTGGAGTCAAGAATTTGGTCAGATAATGTTAGAATGCCTACTGGTATTTCAGTCTCATTGGCTCCTAGATGA
- the LOC142608446 gene encoding uncharacterized protein LOC142608446 isoform X2, with protein MNVTSKDSLITSDEIANMFTSKFSEVDLSLFAASEQEAIGVEHFLVEPKCNQNLLGGAFDFEAFHSQKFFDVEDFSGAIEYDEIKADFNVVHSNLTREAQEETPELLDRKTRLPTCEEFILDAKPADEVTILDHGSCKVSCVGNVGLGRNSPDFHERDSAVEISNMSSASVPALESTCNQNSPVLDEMTVEELHEAFSSMFGRETSVTDKQWLKCHLLFGLQNQVELDNGLNLIKRGTTSYKIGGKTLCSSSCDSSGSATGCIDSALVDETMAVGWHVERKKFADLDTLKTSSEDSKIDLCSLDGGDEALVTQKRQRKPPKRYIEESMEDKSRYCKRKNGDCEVFYKESREKLLSVRSRKRLYPKGFGAAPMVCQDKSFKGSCIQVPFGIPVEEGHTETDTSSWNSEDFKDDRLSSPNEEVDTEPHSARSQDDICRDGFITRGNTQKVSSHRKHHISWTSSEVMKLIEGVSRCGVGRWAEIKRLMFSSSSRRTPVDLKDKWRNLLRASYAPFQCKRKVKQGQKQVSNQVPESVLWRVRELSTTYPYQRERKFKVSCTDSSNFSASTNNILVPLST; from the exons ATGAATGTCACATCCAAGGACTCTTTAATAACTTCTGATGAGATTGCAAATATGTTCACTTCTAAGTTTTCGGAG GTTGACCTATCCCTTTTTGCTGCTTCAGAACAAGAAGCTATAGGAGTGGAGCATTTTTTAGTAGAACCTAAATGTAACCAAAACTTACTCGGTGGTGCTTTTGATTTTGAAGCATTCCATTCACAGAAATTCTTTGATGTTGAAGATTTTTCAGGCGCAATTGAATATGATGAGATAAAAGCTGATTTca ATGTAGTGCATTCTAATCTTACTCGGGAAGCACAGGAGGAAACGCCAGAG CTTCTTGACAGAAAAACTAGGCTTCCAACATGTGAAGAATTTATTTTGG atGCCAAACCTGCTGATGAAGTCACCATTTTGGATCATGGTTCATGCAAAGTATCCTGTGTGGGAAATGTGGGTTTAGGAAGGAACTCCCCAGATTTCCATGAAAGAGACTCTGCTGTCGAGATATCGAACATGTCTTCTGCAAGTGTTCCAGCACTTGAATCTACATGTAACCAAAATTCTCCTGTGCTAGACGAAATGACAGtcgaagaactgcatgaggCCTTTAGCAGCATGTTTGGACGTGAAACTTCAGTAACAGACAAGCAGTGGCTGAAGTGCCACCTTTTATTTGGCTTGCAGAACCAAGTTGAGTTAGACAATGGCTTGAACCTCATCAAACGTGGTACAACTTCCTATAAAATTGGAGGCAAAACTTTGTGCTCTTCTAGTTGTGACTCATCTGGTAGTGCCACTGGTTGTATTGATAGTGCTTTAGTTGATGAAACTATGGCAGTAGGTTGGCATGTGGAAAGGAAGAAGTTTGCTGACCTTGATACCTTGAAGACCTCCTCTGAGGATAGCAAAATTGATTTATGTTCCCTTGATGGAGGAGATGAAGCACTTGTCACACAAAAGAGACAGCGAAAACCTCCCAAAAGATACATTGAAGAATCAATGGAGGATAAATCGAGATATTGTAAGAGAAAAAATGGAGACTGTGAAGTATTCTATAAAGAATCAAGGGAGAAACTTTTGTCTGTCAGATCTCGCAAGCGTTTGTACCCAAAGGGATTTGGAGCTGCACCAATGGTTTGCCAAGACAAATCTTTCAAAGGAAGTTGCATTCAGGTTCCCTTTGGTATTCCAGTAGAGGAGGGGCACACAGAGACAGATACATCATCTTGG AACTCTGAGGATTTTAAGGATGATAGACTTTCATCTCCAAATGAGGAAGTTGATACAGAGCCTCATTCAGCAAGGTCACAAGATGACATTTGTAGAGATGGGTTTATTACAAGGGGTAATACTCAAAAAGTCAGCAGTCATAGAAAGCATCATATATCATGGACTTCTTCAGAAGTGATGAAGTTAATTGAAGGTGTTTCTAGGTGTGGAGTTGGAAGATGGGCTGAAATAAAGAGGCTAATGTTTTCATCATCTTCACGTCGAACACCAGTAGATCTCAAG GACAAATGGAGAAATCTGTTGCGGGCTAGCTATGCTCCATTTCAGTGCAAGAGAAAG GTCAAGCAAGGACAGAAGCAAGTATCAAATCAAGTACCAGAGTCTGTTCTGTGGCGCGTCAGAGAGTTGTCCACTACCTATCCATATCAAAGGGAAAGGAAGTTTAAGGTCTCATGCACTGATTCCTCAAACTTCTCAGCTTCCACCAACAATATATTGGTACCCTTGTCGACGTAg
- the LOC142608446 gene encoding uncharacterized protein LOC142608446 isoform X1 — protein MNVTSKDSLITSDEIANMFTSKFSEVDLSLFAASEQEAIGVEHFLVEPKCNQNLLGGAFDFEAFHSQKFFDVEDFSGAIEYDEIKADFNVVHSNLTREAQEETPELLDRKTRLPTCEEFILDAKPADEVTILDHGSCKVSCVGNVGLGRNSPDFHERDSAVEISNMSSASVPALESTCNQNSPVLDEMTVEELHEAFSSMFGRETSVTDKQWLKCHLLFGLQNQVELDNGLNLIKRGTTSYKIGGKTLCSSSCDSSGSATGCIDSALVDETMAVGWHVERKKFADLDTLKTSSEDSKIDLCSLDGGDEALVTQKRQRKPPKRYIEESMEDKSRYCKRKNGDCEVFYKESREKLLSVRSRKRLYPKGFGAAPMVCQDKSFKGSCIQVPFGIPVEEGHTETDTSSWNSEDFKDDRLSSPNEEVDTEPHSARSQDDICRDGFITRGNTQKVSSHRKHHISWTSSEVMKLIEGVSRCGVGRWAEIKRLMFSSSSRRTPVDLKDKWRNLLRASYAPFQCKRKLMQVKQGQKQVSNQVPESVLWRVRELSTTYPYQRERKFKVSCTDSSNFSASTNNILVPLST, from the exons ATGAATGTCACATCCAAGGACTCTTTAATAACTTCTGATGAGATTGCAAATATGTTCACTTCTAAGTTTTCGGAG GTTGACCTATCCCTTTTTGCTGCTTCAGAACAAGAAGCTATAGGAGTGGAGCATTTTTTAGTAGAACCTAAATGTAACCAAAACTTACTCGGTGGTGCTTTTGATTTTGAAGCATTCCATTCACAGAAATTCTTTGATGTTGAAGATTTTTCAGGCGCAATTGAATATGATGAGATAAAAGCTGATTTca ATGTAGTGCATTCTAATCTTACTCGGGAAGCACAGGAGGAAACGCCAGAG CTTCTTGACAGAAAAACTAGGCTTCCAACATGTGAAGAATTTATTTTGG atGCCAAACCTGCTGATGAAGTCACCATTTTGGATCATGGTTCATGCAAAGTATCCTGTGTGGGAAATGTGGGTTTAGGAAGGAACTCCCCAGATTTCCATGAAAGAGACTCTGCTGTCGAGATATCGAACATGTCTTCTGCAAGTGTTCCAGCACTTGAATCTACATGTAACCAAAATTCTCCTGTGCTAGACGAAATGACAGtcgaagaactgcatgaggCCTTTAGCAGCATGTTTGGACGTGAAACTTCAGTAACAGACAAGCAGTGGCTGAAGTGCCACCTTTTATTTGGCTTGCAGAACCAAGTTGAGTTAGACAATGGCTTGAACCTCATCAAACGTGGTACAACTTCCTATAAAATTGGAGGCAAAACTTTGTGCTCTTCTAGTTGTGACTCATCTGGTAGTGCCACTGGTTGTATTGATAGTGCTTTAGTTGATGAAACTATGGCAGTAGGTTGGCATGTGGAAAGGAAGAAGTTTGCTGACCTTGATACCTTGAAGACCTCCTCTGAGGATAGCAAAATTGATTTATGTTCCCTTGATGGAGGAGATGAAGCACTTGTCACACAAAAGAGACAGCGAAAACCTCCCAAAAGATACATTGAAGAATCAATGGAGGATAAATCGAGATATTGTAAGAGAAAAAATGGAGACTGTGAAGTATTCTATAAAGAATCAAGGGAGAAACTTTTGTCTGTCAGATCTCGCAAGCGTTTGTACCCAAAGGGATTTGGAGCTGCACCAATGGTTTGCCAAGACAAATCTTTCAAAGGAAGTTGCATTCAGGTTCCCTTTGGTATTCCAGTAGAGGAGGGGCACACAGAGACAGATACATCATCTTGG AACTCTGAGGATTTTAAGGATGATAGACTTTCATCTCCAAATGAGGAAGTTGATACAGAGCCTCATTCAGCAAGGTCACAAGATGACATTTGTAGAGATGGGTTTATTACAAGGGGTAATACTCAAAAAGTCAGCAGTCATAGAAAGCATCATATATCATGGACTTCTTCAGAAGTGATGAAGTTAATTGAAGGTGTTTCTAGGTGTGGAGTTGGAAGATGGGCTGAAATAAAGAGGCTAATGTTTTCATCATCTTCACGTCGAACACCAGTAGATCTCAAG GACAAATGGAGAAATCTGTTGCGGGCTAGCTATGCTCCATTTCAGTGCAAGAGAAAG CTCATGCAGGTCAAGCAAGGACAGAAGCAAGTATCAAATCAAGTACCAGAGTCTGTTCTGTGGCGCGTCAGAGAGTTGTCCACTACCTATCCATATCAAAGGGAAAGGAAGTTTAAGGTCTCATGCACTGATTCCTCAAACTTCTCAGCTTCCACCAACAATATATTGGTACCCTTGTCGACGTAg